Below is a window of Panthera leo isolate Ple1 chromosome B4, P.leo_Ple1_pat1.1, whole genome shotgun sequence DNA.
TGTCAGTATAtgataaattgtttttgtttcaatttaaacTCCCAATATGTGAATCtaatatttctttgaaagaaatgcaAGTCTTTTAAGGATGTCATGGAAAGACCGCCTTACTTGTGTATTTCTCAGAGTATAAATGAAGGGGTTCAACAAAGGGGCAACAGATGTAGTGAGCAGAGAAACTGCCTTATTAATGGCCACTTCATCCTTAGCTGAAGGTTTGATATACATAAAAATGCAGCTGCCATAGGTGACAGAAACCACAATCATGTGGGAAGAACAGGTGGAAaaggcttttttcttttgctgggcAGAAGGTAATCTTAGAATTGTCCTAATGATGTATATGTAGGACAGAACTATACACACAAGGGTCATTATGAAGGTCAACACAGCACAGACTATGACCAGCTGCTCTATGAACCACGTATCTGAACATGAATTTTTCAGTATCGGAGAAGCATCACAGAAAAAATGGTCAATATCAGAGTCACAGAATTCCAGATAGAGGCTCAAACCAAGGGGTGGAAAGATAATCAATAAGCCAGACACCCAACAAGACAGGATAAGATTCCAACAGACTCTGTTGTTCATGATAGTCACGTAATGCAggggtttgcagatggccacatagcggtcgTAGGACATCACAGCCAAGAGGAAAAATTCTGTAGCTCCAAAGAGAACAATAAAAAAGATTTGGCTGAAGCAGGCCTTGATGGTGATGGTTTTGTCCCCACTTGATATCATGTACAGGTATGTGGGGACACAGGCAGTTGTGAATGAGATTTCTAAGAAGgagaaattttgaagaaaaagatacatagctgtttttaaatgagaatccACCAAGATGAGAGAAATTATGGTCAGATTCCCAATTACACTTATCATATATGTgataaacagaaagataaaaaccagAATCTCTAGTTGTGGGTCATTTGTCAAACCCATTATGATGAACATTGTTATTGCCGAATGGTTTCTCATCATTGACTTCATACTACTGCCCAATCTTCACATAAAAGTCACAGAAATCGGATCTGAGGAGCAATGTCACAATATGACAGGATCAGACAGTGACTACCAATATACCAAGCAAACCAAGTCACATTCATTTCCTTCTGTAACTTGATAATCAGGTTTTGATGAGGTAATTCTCTCAGCTCCACTGAAATATACCACTGGGAAGCTAAGCTATGGGAAGTTTCTCTTGAAAATTGCTGCT
It encodes the following:
- the LOC122225410 gene encoding olfactory receptor 6C2-like, whose product is MRNHSAITMFIIMGLTNDPQLEILVFIFLFITYMISVIGNLTIISLILVDSHLKTAMYLFLQNFSFLEISFTTACVPTYLYMISSGDKTITIKACFSQIFFIVLFGATEFFLLAVMSYDRYVAICKPLHYVTIMNNRVCWNLILSCWVSGLLIIFPPLGLSLYLEFCDSDIDHFFCDASPILKNSCSDTWFIEQLVIVCAVLTFIMTLVCIVLSYIYIIRTILRLPSAQQKKKAFSTCSSHMIVVSVTYGSCIFMYIKPSAKDEVAINKAVSLLTTSVAPLLNPFIYTLRNTQVRRSFHDILKIMLPHNKHVDLNKIVILVQLTLTLVFVAPVATGETEERSSPFQVGRWQF